From Saprospiraceae bacterium, one genomic window encodes:
- a CDS encoding GHMP kinase, with translation MLLSAEYLVVHGATCLALPTRLGQRMKVAELSGSEIIWTCHDAQGKKWFEAGIDLMGFDIISSTDEKMSKYLRKLFKACCNNNSEFLSHWKKYKVDHYLEFPLEWGLGSSSTLIRNMALWADISPYHLYFDIEDGSGYDVACAGSEDPILYTLGDGVIDLEEVEFNPSFADQLYFLPLGNKVSSSEAVKAIRNKRPDKALIRKASDFSHKLLQIKTLQAFENWVEEHESMVSAYLGQAKIKDERFSDYWGAVKSLGTWGGDLLLISSKESKETTEKYFKEKSFDKLIPYKDLI, from the coding sequence GTGCTTTTGAGCGCAGAATACCTCGTGGTACATGGTGCTACCTGTCTAGCCTTACCAACTCGTTTGGGTCAAAGAATGAAGGTGGCCGAACTTTCCGGTTCTGAGATTATTTGGACCTGTCACGATGCACAAGGCAAAAAATGGTTTGAGGCCGGGATCGATCTAATGGGATTTGACATCATTTCTTCCACTGACGAAAAAATGTCCAAATACTTACGAAAGCTGTTTAAAGCCTGCTGTAACAACAATTCAGAATTTTTGTCCCACTGGAAAAAATACAAAGTGGACCACTATCTTGAATTTCCTTTGGAATGGGGATTGGGTTCGTCCTCTACCCTTATCCGCAATATGGCTCTTTGGGCAGACATCAGCCCTTACCATTTGTACTTTGATATAGAAGATGGCTCCGGTTACGATGTGGCATGTGCTGGTTCTGAAGATCCAATTCTCTATACCCTTGGAGATGGAGTAATTGACCTTGAGGAAGTAGAATTCAATCCTTCCTTTGCAGATCAATTGTATTTTTTGCCTTTGGGTAATAAGGTAAGTTCTTCCGAAGCCGTAAAAGCAATTCGCAATAAAAGACCAGACAAAGCACTGATCCGAAAGGCTTCAGATTTTAGTCATAAACTTTTGCAGATTAAAACCCTTCAGGCATTTGAAAACTGGGTGGAAGAACATGAAAGCATGGTATCTGCTTATCTCGGCCAGGCAAAAATAAAAGACGAGCGATTTTCTGATTATTGGGGTGCTGTAAAAAGTTTGGGTACCTGGGGTGGTGATCTCCTTTTGATTAGCTCAAAAGAATCCAAAGAAACCACTGAGAAGTACTTTAAGGAAAAGAGTTTTGATAAGTTGATTCCTTACAAGGATTTAATCTGA